One Streptomyces sp. B21-105 genomic region harbors:
- a CDS encoding ATP-binding protein → MRRRLIQSTLAVVLVVIAVFGVSLVIVETRTISNSAQERVDSEALRLASIVDSRLVGSENVSPDILRDQVTQDRYAEVRIPGRPVIQVGTKPTGDVIKAQASGEEGETVLVQEPRSTVTREVGRTLLIIALVALLAVVAAVLLAIRQANRLASPLTDLAETAERLGSGDPRPRHKRYAVPELDRVADVLDSSAERIARMLTAERRLAADASHQLRTPLTALSMRLEEITLTDDLDTVKEEATIALTQVERLTDVVERLLTNARDPRTGSAVTFDLDEVIQQQLAEWRPAYRGVGRAIVSSGKRHLRAVGTPGAVAQVLAALIENSLMHGGGTVALRTRVTGNQAVVEVTDEGPGVPADLGARIFERAISGRNSTGIGLAVARDLAEADGGRLEMLQAQPPVFGLFLSRTAPQTRKANDEEPTVR, encoded by the coding sequence GTGCGCCGCCGTCTGATCCAGTCCACCCTTGCCGTGGTGCTCGTCGTCATCGCCGTGTTCGGGGTGTCCCTCGTCATCGTCGAGACCCGCACGATCAGCAACAGCGCCCAGGAGCGTGTCGACTCCGAGGCGCTGCGGCTGGCCAGCATCGTGGACAGTCGGCTGGTCGGCTCGGAGAACGTCTCCCCGGACATACTGCGCGACCAGGTCACGCAGGACCGTTACGCCGAGGTCCGTATCCCCGGCCGGCCGGTCATCCAGGTCGGGACCAAGCCCACCGGCGACGTCATCAAGGCGCAGGCCAGCGGCGAGGAGGGCGAGACCGTCCTGGTCCAGGAACCGCGCTCCACGGTGACCCGGGAGGTCGGCCGCACCCTGCTGATCATCGCCCTCGTGGCGCTGCTCGCGGTGGTCGCCGCGGTCCTGCTGGCCATCCGCCAGGCCAACCGTCTCGCCTCGCCCCTGACCGACCTCGCCGAGACCGCCGAACGCCTCGGCTCGGGCGACCCGCGCCCTCGCCACAAGCGGTACGCCGTCCCCGAGCTGGACCGGGTCGCCGACGTCCTCGACTCCTCCGCGGAGCGCATCGCCCGCATGCTCACCGCCGAACGACGGCTCGCGGCGGACGCCTCCCACCAGCTGCGCACCCCCCTGACGGCGCTCTCCATGCGCCTGGAGGAGATCACCCTCACCGACGACCTCGACACGGTGAAGGAGGAAGCCACGATCGCGCTGACCCAGGTGGAGCGTCTGACGGACGTCGTGGAACGCCTGCTGACCAACGCCCGGGACCCGCGCACCGGCTCCGCCGTGACCTTCGACCTCGACGAGGTCATCCAGCAGCAGCTCGCCGAGTGGCGGCCCGCGTACCGGGGCGTCGGCCGGGCCATCGTCAGCTCCGGCAAACGGCATCTGCGCGCGGTGGGCACGCCCGGCGCGGTCGCCCAGGTCCTGGCCGCCCTGATCGAGAACTCCCTCATGCACGGCGGCGGCACGGTGGCGCTGCGCACCCGGGTCACCGGCAACCAGGCCGTCGTCGAGGTGACCGACGAGGGGCCGGGGGTCCCGGCCGACCTGGGGGCCCGCATCTTCGAGCGGGCGATCAGCGGCCGCAACTCCACCGGCATCGGCCTGGCCGTGGCCCGCGACCTGGCGGAGGCCGACGGCGGCCGCCTGGAGATGCTGCAGGCACAGCCCCCGGTCTTCGGCCTCTTCCTGTCCCGCACCGCCCCGCAGACGCGCAAGGCGAACGACGAGGAACCGACCGTCAGGTAA
- a CDS encoding response regulator transcription factor — MTRVLLAEDDASISEPLARALRREGYEVEVREDGPTALDAGMQGGVDLVVLDLGLPGMDGLEVARRLRSEGHAIPILILTARADEVDTVVGLDAGADDYVTKPFRLAELLARVRALLRRGASEPQQPPATHGVRIDVESHRAWMGEDELQLTAKEFDLLRVLVRDAGRVVTRDQLMREVWDTTWWSSTKTLDMHISWLRKKLGDDAANPRYIATVRGVGFRFEKS; from the coding sequence ATGACCCGAGTACTGCTCGCCGAGGACGACGCGTCCATCTCGGAGCCGCTGGCCCGCGCCCTGCGCAGGGAGGGCTACGAGGTCGAGGTGCGCGAGGACGGCCCCACCGCGCTGGACGCCGGAATGCAGGGCGGCGTCGACCTGGTCGTGCTGGACCTCGGTCTGCCCGGCATGGACGGCCTGGAGGTGGCCCGGCGGCTGCGCTCCGAGGGCCACGCCATCCCGATCCTGATCCTGACCGCGCGCGCCGACGAGGTGGACACCGTCGTCGGCCTGGACGCGGGCGCGGACGACTACGTCACCAAGCCCTTCCGGCTGGCCGAACTCCTCGCCCGGGTCCGGGCCCTGCTGCGGCGCGGCGCGTCCGAACCGCAGCAGCCGCCCGCCACGCACGGCGTGCGCATCGACGTCGAGTCGCACCGCGCGTGGATGGGCGAGGACGAACTCCAGCTCACCGCCAAGGAGTTCGACCTGCTGCGGGTCCTGGTGCGCGACGCGGGCCGGGTCGTCACCCGCGACCAGCTGATGCGCGAGGTGTGGGACACGACCTGGTGGTCGTCGACCAAGACCCTCGACATGCACATCTCCTGGCTGCGCAAGAAGCTCGGCGACGACGCGGCCAACCCCCGCTACATCGCCACCGTGCGGGGTGTGGGCTTCCGCTTCGAGAAGAGCTGA
- a CDS encoding GtrA family protein, with protein MAHGSSGLKRLVHELAKFGAVGGAGLLVNLGVFNLVRHLTDLQVVRASLLATFVSILFNYVGFRYFTYRDRDKGGRTRELTLFLLFSAVGAVIENGLLFVATYGFGWDSPLQNNVFKFVGIGVATLFRFWSYRTWVFRALPVTEAATEAGPDAGPDAAAEAVTAPTPGTESFRAVAEQGRRPTPKASQRVG; from the coding sequence ATGGCGCATGGTTCCTCGGGGCTGAAGAGGCTCGTCCACGAGCTGGCCAAGTTCGGAGCCGTGGGCGGTGCGGGGCTGTTGGTCAACCTCGGCGTGTTCAACCTCGTCCGCCATCTCACCGATCTGCAGGTGGTGCGGGCGAGTCTGCTCGCGACGTTCGTGTCCATCCTCTTCAACTACGTCGGGTTCCGTTACTTCACCTACCGTGACCGCGACAAGGGCGGGCGGACCCGGGAACTGACGCTGTTCCTGCTGTTCAGCGCAGTGGGCGCGGTGATCGAGAACGGGCTGCTGTTCGTGGCGACCTACGGTTTCGGCTGGGACAGCCCGCTGCAGAACAACGTGTTCAAGTTCGTCGGCATCGGGGTCGCGACGCTGTTCCGGTTCTGGTCCTACCGGACCTGGGTCTTCCGCGCGCTGCCCGTGACAGAGGCTGCGACGGAGGCCGGGCCGGACGCGGGGCCGGACGCCGCGGCAGAGGCTGTGACGGCGCCCACGCCCGGCACGGAGTCGTTCCGCGCGGTGGCCGAGCAGGGCAGGAGGCCCACCCCGAAGGCTTCGCAGCGGGTCGGCTGA
- a CDS encoding UDP-glucose dehydrogenase family protein, whose amino-acid sequence MALKITVIGTGYLGATHAAAMAELGFEVLALDVVREKIEMLERGETPMYEPGLEELLRRHVAGFEGSSGRLRFTQDWAEVGAFGDVHFVCVNTPQKHGEYACDMSYVESALASLAPHLTRPALVVGKSTVPVGSADRLARMIAGLAPAGADAELAWNPEFLREGFAVQDTLHPDRIVVGVRSERAEALLRQVYETPVGEGSPFVVTDFPTAELVKTSANSFLATKISFINAMAEVCEAADGDVAKLAEAIGYDDRIGKKFLRAGIGFGGGCLPKDIRAFMARAGELGADQALTFLREIDSINMRQRGRMVELARQALGGESFLGQRIAVLGATFKPDSDDVRDSPALNVAGQIHLQGGQVTVYDPKGMDNARRLFPTLGYAPSALEAVRGADAVLHLTEWREFRELDPAALGEVATTRLILDGRNALDPELWRKAGWTYRGMGRPTA is encoded by the coding sequence ATGGCCCTCAAGATCACCGTGATCGGCACCGGCTATCTCGGCGCCACGCACGCCGCGGCCATGGCCGAGCTGGGCTTCGAGGTGCTCGCTCTCGACGTGGTGCGCGAGAAGATCGAGATGCTCGAGCGCGGTGAGACGCCCATGTACGAGCCGGGTCTCGAGGAGCTGCTGCGCCGGCACGTCGCCGGGTTCGAGGGGTCCAGCGGCCGGCTGCGGTTCACCCAGGACTGGGCCGAGGTCGGGGCGTTCGGCGACGTCCACTTCGTCTGCGTCAACACGCCGCAGAAGCACGGCGAGTACGCGTGCGACATGTCGTACGTCGAATCCGCCCTCGCCTCGCTCGCCCCGCATCTGACGCGGCCCGCGCTGGTCGTCGGCAAGTCGACGGTGCCGGTGGGGTCCGCGGACCGGCTGGCCCGCATGATCGCCGGGCTCGCGCCGGCCGGTGCGGACGCCGAGCTCGCCTGGAACCCGGAGTTCCTGCGGGAGGGTTTCGCGGTGCAGGACACGCTGCACCCGGACCGGATCGTCGTCGGCGTGCGCAGCGAGCGGGCGGAGGCGCTGCTGCGGCAGGTGTACGAGACGCCCGTCGGGGAGGGGTCCCCGTTCGTCGTCACGGACTTCCCCACGGCCGAGCTGGTGAAGACGTCCGCGAACTCGTTCCTCGCCACCAAGATCTCCTTCATCAACGCCATGGCGGAGGTGTGCGAGGCCGCCGACGGCGACGTCGCCAAGCTGGCCGAGGCGATCGGGTACGACGACCGGATCGGCAAGAAGTTCCTGCGGGCGGGGATCGGGTTCGGCGGCGGCTGTCTGCCCAAGGACATCCGCGCCTTCATGGCCCGGGCCGGGGAGCTCGGGGCCGACCAGGCGCTGACCTTCCTGCGCGAGATCGATTCGATCAACATGCGCCAGCGGGGGCGGATGGTGGAGCTCGCGCGGCAGGCACTGGGGGGCGAGTCGTTCCTGGGGCAGCGCATCGCCGTCCTCGGCGCCACCTTCAAGCCCGACTCGGACGACGTCCGGGACTCCCCCGCGCTCAACGTGGCCGGGCAGATCCATCTGCAGGGCGGTCAGGTCACGGTGTACGACCCCAAGGGGATGGACAACGCCCGCCGCCTCTTCCCCACCCTCGGCTACGCCCCCTCGGCGCTCGAGGCGGTGCGGGGCGCCGACGCGGTGCTGCATCTCACCGAGTGGCGGGAGTTCCGCGAGCTGGACCCGGCGGCGCTCGGCGAGGTCGCGACGACCCGGCTGATCCTGGACGGCCGCAACGCGCTCGACCCGGAGCTGTGGCGCAAGGCCGGCTGGACCTACCGGGGGATGGGCCGCCCGACGGCCTGA
- a CDS encoding COG1470 family protein, with the protein MPYPAARAPLLSLPRSLRLVLLLSLPLLLAAVPADSGGGWSAAPSGGGRPSFYFEGVPGAVLQDTVAVSNRGAEPLTVRLRAAGAGLRVAFAGPDALAVPARTRAEVPFAVTVPADALPGDRAGEIVVGDFAGREAAVPLLVRVGGPRLAALTVERVAVHGDRITYELVNRGTTVLVPRLAVHADGVLGAVLDRPPRTLPVRLPPGRRLALDEPWPDRPALDAVTVRLTVTAPGAAQATGRASARFVPWAAAAGAAAGALSAAAAAVAVRRRRRRPAAAEAESRGAPA; encoded by the coding sequence ATGCCGTACCCCGCAGCCCGCGCCCCGCTGCTGTCCCTGCCGCGGTCCTTGCGGCTGGTCCTGCTGCTGTCCCTGCCGCTGCTGCTCGCCGCCGTGCCCGCGGACTCCGGCGGGGGCTGGTCGGCGGCGCCCTCGGGAGGCGGACGGCCGTCCTTCTACTTCGAGGGCGTGCCGGGCGCGGTGCTCCAGGACACGGTGGCCGTCAGCAACCGGGGCGCCGAGCCGCTCACCGTACGGCTGCGGGCCGCCGGCGCCGGTCTGCGCGTCGCGTTCGCCGGGCCGGACGCCCTCGCCGTCCCCGCCCGCACCCGCGCCGAGGTCCCCTTCGCCGTGACGGTCCCGGCGGACGCCCTGCCCGGCGACCGCGCCGGCGAGATCGTCGTGGGGGACTTTGCCGGCCGGGAGGCCGCCGTCCCGCTGCTGGTCCGGGTCGGCGGTCCGAGGCTGGCCGCACTGACCGTCGAGCGGGTGGCCGTGCACGGCGACCGCATCACGTACGAGCTGGTCAACCGCGGCACCACGGTCCTCGTCCCGCGGCTCGCCGTGCACGCGGACGGCGTCCTCGGAGCCGTCCTCGACCGGCCCCCGCGCACCCTGCCCGTCCGGTTGCCGCCGGGCCGCCGCCTCGCCCTCGACGAGCCCTGGCCGGACCGCCCGGCCCTGGACGCCGTCACCGTGCGCCTGACGGTCACCGCCCCGGGCGCGGCGCAGGCCACCGGGCGCGCGTCGGCCCGCTTCGTGCCGTGGGCCGCGGCGGCGGGCGCGGCGGCCGGCGCGCTGTCCGCTGCGGCGGCCGCCGTGGCCGTACGACGACGTCGGCGCCGCCCGGCCGCCGCGGAAGCCGAGTCGAGAGGAGCGCCGGCGTGA
- a CDS encoding oligopeptide:H+ symporter, whose translation MASSLTKDSVRPGTAGSGKTFFGHPRGLATLFMTEMWERFSYYGMRALLPLYLVAPGGLHLSAATATAVYSVYLSLVYLLALPGGWFADRVLGPRRTVAVAGAIIMLGHLTLALPNAGTFYAGLGLVAIGSGLLKANISTMVGHLYDGPDDPRRDGGFTLFYIGINLGAFAAPLIIGTIGENVNWHLGFALAALGMGLGLTQFLLGGRRLSARSDFVPTPLSAQEKAATLRKAAFWAAVAIVFYAVVGVSGVYTLNWLLVPITVAGLVIPVLVIARMKRDKELDSAEQSKLTAYVWFFVAAAVFWMIYDQGGSTLSLFAESSAKNSVFGWAFPVSWYQSVNPVLIMALAPLFAWAWLALARRGKEPSTATKFAMGLVLVGASFFLFLAPLAIAEGGHKAAALWLAAIYFVQTVGELTLSPVGLSVTTKMAPAKYASQMMGVWFLAVTAGDATTGLLSIAGVDLNGTGIVALEALLAVIAGAAVWMFRKKVKELMGDVH comes from the coding sequence ATGGCGTCCAGCCTGACGAAGGACTCGGTCCGCCCGGGCACGGCCGGCTCCGGGAAAACCTTCTTCGGCCACCCTCGCGGACTGGCCACACTCTTCATGACCGAGATGTGGGAGCGTTTCTCCTACTACGGCATGCGGGCCCTGCTCCCGCTGTACCTGGTCGCCCCCGGCGGCCTGCATCTCAGTGCCGCGACGGCGACCGCGGTCTACTCGGTCTACCTGTCGCTCGTGTACCTGCTCGCCCTGCCCGGCGGCTGGTTCGCGGACCGCGTGCTCGGCCCCCGCAGGACCGTCGCGGTCGCCGGCGCGATCATCATGCTCGGCCATCTGACGCTCGCGCTGCCGAACGCCGGCACCTTCTACGCGGGTCTCGGCCTGGTCGCCATCGGCTCGGGCCTGCTCAAGGCCAACATCTCCACGATGGTCGGCCACCTCTACGACGGGCCCGACGACCCGCGCCGGGACGGCGGCTTCACGCTGTTCTACATCGGCATCAACCTGGGAGCGTTCGCCGCGCCGCTGATCATCGGCACCATCGGTGAGAACGTCAACTGGCACCTGGGCTTCGCGCTCGCCGCGCTCGGCATGGGCCTGGGCCTCACCCAGTTCCTGCTCGGCGGCCGGCGCCTGAGCGCCCGCTCGGACTTCGTCCCCACGCCGCTGTCGGCGCAGGAGAAGGCGGCCACGCTGCGCAAGGCCGCGTTCTGGGCGGCCGTTGCGATCGTCTTCTACGCCGTCGTGGGCGTCTCCGGCGTCTACACGCTGAACTGGCTGCTGGTGCCGATCACGGTGGCCGGCCTGGTCATCCCGGTCCTCGTCATCGCCCGGATGAAGCGGGACAAGGAGCTGGACAGCGCCGAGCAGTCCAAGCTGACGGCGTACGTCTGGTTCTTCGTCGCCGCGGCCGTGTTCTGGATGATCTACGACCAGGGCGGTTCGACGCTGTCCCTGTTCGCGGAGTCCTCGGCGAAGAACAGCGTCTTCGGCTGGGCCTTCCCGGTCTCCTGGTACCAGTCGGTCAACCCGGTCCTGATCATGGCGCTGGCGCCGCTCTTCGCGTGGGCCTGGCTGGCGCTGGCCCGGCGCGGCAAGGAGCCGAGCACCGCGACGAAGTTCGCGATGGGCCTCGTGCTGGTCGGTGCGTCGTTCTTCCTGTTCCTGGCCCCGCTGGCGATCGCCGAGGGCGGTCACAAGGCGGCCGCGCTGTGGCTGGCGGCGATCTACTTCGTGCAGACCGTCGGCGAGCTGACGCTCTCCCCGGTCGGCCTGTCCGTCACCACGAAGATGGCGCCCGCGAAGTACGCCTCGCAGATGATGGGCGTCTGGTTCCTGGCCGTCACCGCGGGCGACGCCACGACCGGCCTGCTGTCCATCGCCGGCGTCGACCTCAACGGAACGGGCATCGTGGCCCTGGAGGCCCTGCTCGCCGTCATCGCCGGCGCGGCGGTGTGGATGTTCCGCAAGAAGGTCAAGGAGCTCATGGGGGACGTGCACTGA
- a CDS encoding dipeptidase, translating into MADLQDELRPFPEAGELDDEAQTAPSPAGPRTRRETGREETDAAAPEAVPEPEHEPENEPENGRGPEAEPAGSPLERARTLLAVHPVADGYSGLPWALRHLSWYDLQLGESAVDTDVPRLREGHVGALLWSLHPPEGRTAERAVGAVLEQLDHARSVIAAHPEGLRLALSAGQVIDAHHCGRVAVVLGPATAAALDGSLGILRSLHTLGLRVLNLVDASWAGEAGLTRFGEEVVREMNRIGVLADLSGAFDATIRRVLALSKTPVLCTRSAARALRPHPGNLPDELLAELGAAKGLCLVPLTAEQTGPSVRDVADHLDHVRAVAGRDCVGLSGTYDSGAAHPQGLADASGYPHLIAELLDRGWPETDIALLTWGNMQRVLRTADFAARAARDRREPPTAGIAQLDGRRDA; encoded by the coding sequence ATGGCCGACCTCCAGGACGAACTGCGGCCTTTTCCCGAGGCCGGCGAGCTGGACGACGAGGCGCAGACGGCCCCCTCCCCGGCCGGCCCCCGCACACGGAGGGAGACCGGCCGCGAGGAGACCGACGCCGCCGCGCCGGAGGCCGTCCCGGAGCCGGAACACGAGCCGGAAAACGAGCCGGAAAACGGGCGGGGGCCGGAGGCGGAGCCGGCGGGCAGCCCGTTGGAACGCGCCCGGACCCTCCTCGCCGTCCACCCCGTCGCCGACGGCTACAGCGGACTGCCGTGGGCCCTGCGCCACCTGTCCTGGTACGACCTCCAGCTCGGCGAGAGCGCCGTCGACACGGACGTGCCCCGGCTGCGGGAGGGGCACGTCGGCGCGCTGCTGTGGTCACTGCACCCGCCCGAGGGCCGCACCGCCGAACGGGCTGTCGGCGCGGTCCTGGAGCAGCTGGACCACGCCCGCTCGGTGATCGCCGCCCACCCCGAGGGGCTGCGGCTGGCGCTCAGCGCCGGGCAGGTCATCGACGCACACCACTGCGGCCGGGTGGCCGTCGTGCTCGGCCCGGCCACGGCCGCCGCGCTGGACGGCTCACTCGGCATCCTGCGGTCGCTGCACACCCTCGGGCTGCGCGTCCTGAACCTCGTCGACGCCTCCTGGGCGGGCGAGGCGGGGCTGACCCGGTTCGGCGAGGAGGTCGTGCGAGAGATGAACCGGATCGGGGTGCTGGCCGACCTCTCCGGAGCCTTCGACGCCACGATCCGCCGGGTGCTGGCGCTCTCCAAGACGCCGGTGCTCTGCACCCGCTCCGCCGCCCGCGCGCTGCGCCCGCACCCCGGCAACCTGCCCGACGAACTGCTCGCCGAGCTGGGCGCGGCCAAGGGACTGTGCCTGGTGCCGCTGACCGCCGAACAGACCGGCCCGAGCGTCCGGGACGTGGCCGACCACCTCGACCACGTCCGCGCGGTCGCCGGCCGGGACTGCGTCGGCCTGTCCGGCACCTACGACTCCGGTGCCGCCCACCCGCAGGGCCTCGCCGACGCCTCCGGCTACCCGCACCTGATCGCCGAGCTGCTGGACCGCGGCTGGCCGGAGACCGACATCGCCCTGCTGACCTGGGGCAACATGCAGCGCGTCCTGCGCACGGCCGACTTCGCGGCCCGGGCCGCCCGGGACCGCCGGGAGCCGCCGACGGCGGGAATCGCACAGCTGGACGGCCGCCGCGACGCCTGA
- a CDS encoding VOC family protein — protein sequence MPPPVARFRSVVLDCPDPRALAAFYAAVLGGSLDAGEGEEGEDDWIVLRVPDGPRIAFQQVDGYTPPEWPRADRNPQQFHLDLDGGATWEEMDAAHERVLALGARPLDLEDREEKDFQVYADPAGHPFCLCRIDRA from the coding sequence ATGCCGCCGCCCGTGGCCCGTTTCCGTTCCGTCGTCCTCGACTGTCCCGATCCGCGCGCGCTCGCCGCGTTCTACGCGGCGGTCCTGGGCGGCTCCCTCGACGCCGGGGAGGGCGAGGAGGGCGAGGACGACTGGATCGTCCTGCGCGTCCCCGACGGCCCCAGGATCGCCTTCCAGCAGGTGGACGGGTACACCCCGCCGGAGTGGCCACGCGCGGACCGCAACCCGCAGCAGTTCCACCTGGACCTCGACGGCGGCGCCACCTGGGAGGAGATGGACGCCGCCCATGAGCGGGTGCTGGCGCTCGGCGCCCGCCCGCTGGACCTGGAGGACCGGGAGGAGAAGGACTTCCAGGTGTACGCCGACCCGGCCGGGCATCCGTTCTGCCTCTGCCGCATCGACCGCGCGTGA
- the purE gene encoding 5-(carboxyamino)imidazole ribonucleotide mutase — MGSDSDWPVMEAAAQALDEFEIEYEVDVVSAHRMPREMIAYGEQADGRGLKAIIAGAGGAAHLPGMLASVTPLPVIGVPVPLKYLDGMDSLLSIVQMPAGVPVATVSVGGARNAGLLAARILAAHDEELLARMREFQQELGDQATEKGKRLRAKVEGSNGFGFGK, encoded by the coding sequence ATGGGGTCGGACAGCGACTGGCCCGTCATGGAGGCCGCAGCCCAGGCCCTCGACGAGTTCGAGATCGAGTACGAGGTCGACGTCGTCTCCGCGCACCGCATGCCGCGCGAGATGATCGCGTACGGCGAGCAGGCGGACGGACGCGGCCTCAAGGCGATCATCGCGGGCGCCGGCGGCGCGGCCCACCTGCCCGGCATGCTCGCCTCCGTCACCCCGCTGCCGGTGATCGGCGTGCCCGTGCCCCTGAAGTACCTGGACGGCATGGACAGCCTGCTGTCCATCGTGCAGATGCCGGCCGGCGTCCCCGTCGCGACCGTCTCCGTCGGCGGCGCGCGCAACGCCGGCCTGCTGGCCGCCCGCATCCTCGCCGCCCACGACGAGGAGCTGCTCGCCAGGATGCGCGAGTTCCAGCAGGAGCTGGGCGACCAGGCGACTGAGAAGGGCAAGCGCCTGCGCGCCAAGGTCGAGGGCTCGAACGGCTTCGGCTTCGGGAAGTGA
- a CDS encoding dipeptidase, with protein sequence MSEPTSLAAARELLREFPVADGHNDLPWALREQVRYDLDARDIAADQHAHLHTDIPRLRAGGVGAQYWSVYVRSDLPDAVPATLEQIDCVRRLVARHPGDLRAALTAADMEAARAEGRIASLMGAEGGHSIANSLGTLRGLYALGVRYLTLTHNDNVDWADSATDEPAVGGLSAFGREVVREMNREGMLIDLSHVAATTMRDALDATSAPVIFSHSSARAVCDHPRNVPDDVLERLPANGGMAMVTFVPKFVLQAAVDWTAAADDNMRAHGFHHLATTPEAMKVHRAFEESHPRPIATVATVADHLDHMREAAGVDHLGIGGDYDGTAFTPEGLNDVSGYPRLIAELLDRGWSTADLAKLTWQNAVRVLGAAEDVARDLRATRAPSHATIGSLDG encoded by the coding sequence GTGAGCGAGCCGACCTCACTGGCCGCCGCCCGCGAGCTCCTGCGCGAGTTCCCGGTCGCCGACGGCCACAACGACCTGCCCTGGGCGCTGCGCGAACAGGTCCGCTACGACCTCGACGCCCGCGACATCGCCGCCGACCAGCACGCCCACCTGCACACCGACATCCCCCGGCTGCGCGCGGGCGGGGTCGGCGCGCAGTACTGGTCGGTGTACGTGCGCTCGGACCTGCCCGACGCGGTCCCGGCGACGCTGGAACAGATCGACTGCGTACGGCGGCTCGTCGCCCGCCACCCGGGCGACCTGCGCGCGGCGCTGACGGCCGCCGACATGGAGGCGGCGCGCGCGGAGGGCCGGATCGCCTCGCTGATGGGCGCGGAGGGCGGCCACTCCATCGCCAACTCGCTGGGCACGCTGCGCGGGCTGTACGCGCTCGGCGTGCGCTACCTGACGCTCACCCACAACGACAACGTGGACTGGGCGGACTCCGCGACCGACGAACCGGCGGTCGGCGGCCTGTCCGCCTTCGGCCGCGAGGTCGTGCGCGAGATGAACCGCGAGGGCATGCTCATCGACCTCTCGCACGTGGCGGCGACGACCATGCGCGACGCGCTCGACGCGACGAGCGCACCGGTGATCTTCTCCCACTCCTCCGCCCGCGCGGTCTGCGACCACCCGCGCAACGTCCCGGACGACGTCCTGGAGCGGCTGCCCGCCAACGGCGGCATGGCGATGGTGACGTTCGTGCCGAAGTTCGTCCTCCAGGCGGCGGTCGACTGGACGGCCGCGGCCGACGACAACATGCGCGCCCACGGCTTCCACCACCTCGCCACCACCCCCGAGGCGATGAAGGTGCACCGGGCCTTCGAGGAGAGCCACCCCCGCCCGATCGCCACCGTCGCCACGGTCGCCGACCACCTCGACCACATGCGCGAGGCGGCCGGCGTCGACCATCTCGGCATCGGCGGCGACTACGACGGCACGGCCTTCACCCCCGAAGGACTGAACGACGTCTCCGGCTATCCCCGCCTGATCGCGGAGCTCCTCGACCGCGGCTGGTCGACCGCCGACCTCGCCAAGCTGACCTGGCAGAACGCGGTCCGCGTGCTGGGTGCGGCGGAGGACGTGGCCCGGGACCTGCGGGCCACGCGCGCGCCGTCCCACGCCACGATCGGGTCGCTGGACGGGTGA
- a CDS encoding 5-(carboxyamino)imidazole ribonucleotide synthase — translation MTFPVVGMVGGGQLARMTHEAGIPLGIRFKLLSDTPQDSAAQVVSDVVIGDYRDLDTLREFARGCDVITFDHEHVPTEHLRALEADGIPVRPGPDALVHAQDKGVMRARLDAIGVPCPRHRIVTDPADVAAFAAEGLAEGAEGDGFPVVLKTVRGGYDGKGVWVVDSAEEAADPFRAGVPVLAEEKVDYVRELAADVVRSPHGQAVAYPVVESRQVGGVCDTVIAPAPGLDEALALRAEEMALRIAKELDVVGHLAVEMFEVRDADGSHRVLVNELAMRPHNSGHWSMDGAITSQFANHVRAVLDLPLGDPRPRAKWTVMVNVLGGDYPDMYSAYLHCMARDPQLKIHMYGKDVKPGRKVGHVNTYGDDLDDVLERARHAAGYLRGTITE, via the coding sequence GTGACGTTCCCGGTAGTCGGCATGGTCGGCGGGGGCCAGCTCGCTCGTATGACACACGAGGCGGGCATCCCGCTCGGCATAAGGTTCAAGCTCCTCAGTGACACCCCTCAGGATTCCGCGGCGCAGGTCGTGAGCGATGTCGTCATCGGCGACTATCGCGATCTCGACACGCTCCGCGAATTCGCACGCGGGTGCGATGTGATCACCTTCGATCACGAACACGTTCCCACCGAGCATCTTCGGGCGCTGGAGGCGGACGGCATTCCCGTCCGCCCGGGCCCCGACGCGCTGGTGCACGCCCAGGACAAGGGGGTGATGCGCGCCAGACTCGACGCGATCGGCGTCCCGTGCCCACGGCACCGGATTGTGACGGACCCGGCCGACGTGGCCGCCTTCGCCGCCGAAGGCCTGGCCGAGGGCGCCGAGGGCGACGGCTTCCCGGTGGTCCTGAAGACCGTCCGCGGCGGCTACGACGGCAAGGGCGTGTGGGTCGTCGACTCCGCCGAGGAGGCCGCGGACCCCTTCCGGGCCGGCGTCCCCGTGCTGGCCGAGGAGAAGGTCGACTACGTGCGCGAACTCGCCGCCGACGTCGTGCGCTCCCCGCACGGTCAGGCGGTCGCGTACCCGGTCGTCGAGTCCCGGCAGGTCGGCGGCGTCTGCGACACCGTGATCGCCCCAGCCCCCGGCCTGGACGAGGCCCTCGCGCTGCGGGCCGAGGAGATGGCGCTGCGGATCGCCAAGGAACTGGACGTCGTCGGCCACCTCGCGGTCGAGATGTTCGAGGTCCGCGACGCCGACGGCTCCCACCGCGTCCTCGTCAACGAACTGGCGATGCGCCCGCACAACTCGGGTCACTGGTCGATGGACGGCGCGATCACCTCGCAGTTCGCCAACCACGTCCGCGCGGTCCTGGACCTCCCCCTCGGCGACCCGCGCCCGCGCGCCAAGTGGACGGTCATGGTCAACGTCCTCGGCGGCGACTACCCGGACATGTACTCCGCCTACCTGCACTGCATGGCCCGCGACCCCCAGCTGAAGATCCACATGTACGGCAAGGACGTGAAGCCCGGCCGCAAGGTCGGCCACGTCAACACCTACGGCGACGACCTGGACGACGTCCTCGAACGCGCACGTCACGCAGCCGGTTACCTGAGAGGCACGATCACCGAATGA